A single Micromonospora sp. CCTCC AA 2012012 DNA region contains:
- the thrC gene encoding threonine synthase — protein MTSTLPAAPGIDTSLSPARALVCRACSARYPLAAQHACYECFGPLEVDYDTAALATVTREQIEAGPNSIWRYAALLPAGQDPATRVTLDPGLTPLVAAPHLAAELGITAPLWVKDDSANPTHSFKDRVVSVALTAARALGFTRYACASTGNLANSVAAHAARTGAPSVVFIPSDLEQGKVVTTAVYGGELVAIDGSYDDVNRLCGELVETDEFEDTAFVNVNVRPYYAEGSKTLGYEVAEQLGWRIPAQVVIPMASGELLTKIDKAFAELVEIGLVEAPAGGWKVFGAQSAGCNPIATALHAETDTITPVKPTGIAKSLNIGDPAAGLYALEAVRRTGGWMEYADDDEIRAGIRDLARTTGVFAETAGGVTVAVLRKLVASGRLDPTAETVVFNTGEGLKTLDAVAAEVGPTHRIKPSLRAARDAGLLT, from the coding sequence ATGACGTCGACGCTTCCCGCCGCCCCCGGCATCGACACCTCCCTCAGCCCGGCCCGCGCCCTGGTCTGTCGCGCCTGTTCCGCGCGCTACCCGCTCGCCGCCCAGCACGCCTGCTACGAGTGTTTCGGGCCGCTGGAGGTCGACTACGACACCGCCGCCCTCGCCACCGTCACCCGCGAGCAGATCGAGGCCGGCCCGAACAGCATCTGGCGGTACGCGGCCCTGCTCCCGGCCGGTCAGGACCCGGCCACCCGGGTGACCCTCGACCCGGGCCTCACCCCGCTGGTCGCCGCCCCGCACCTCGCCGCCGAGCTGGGCATCACCGCCCCGCTCTGGGTCAAGGACGACAGCGCCAACCCCACCCACTCGTTCAAGGACCGGGTGGTCTCGGTGGCGCTGACCGCCGCGCGGGCGCTGGGCTTCACCCGGTACGCCTGCGCCTCCACCGGCAACCTGGCCAACTCGGTCGCCGCGCACGCCGCCCGGACCGGGGCGCCGTCGGTGGTCTTCATCCCCAGTGACCTGGAGCAGGGCAAGGTCGTCACCACCGCCGTCTACGGCGGCGAGCTGGTCGCCATCGACGGCTCGTACGACGACGTGAACCGGCTCTGCGGTGAGCTGGTGGAGACCGACGAGTTCGAGGACACCGCCTTCGTCAACGTCAACGTCCGGCCCTACTACGCGGAGGGTTCGAAGACCCTCGGGTACGAGGTCGCCGAGCAGCTCGGCTGGCGGATCCCCGCCCAGGTGGTGATCCCGATGGCCTCCGGCGAGCTGCTCACCAAGATCGACAAGGCGTTCGCCGAGCTGGTCGAGATCGGCCTGGTCGAGGCGCCGGCCGGCGGCTGGAAGGTCTTCGGCGCCCAGTCGGCCGGCTGCAACCCGATCGCCACCGCGCTGCACGCGGAGACCGACACCATCACCCCGGTCAAGCCCACCGGCATCGCCAAGTCGCTGAACATCGGTGACCCGGCCGCCGGTCTCTACGCGCTGGAGGCGGTCCGCCGGACCGGCGGTTGGATGGAGTACGCCGACGACGACGAGATCCGCGCCGGCATCCGCGACCTGGCCCGTACCACCGGCGTCTTCGCCGAGACCGCGGGCGGTGTGACCGTGGCGGTGCTGCGCAAGCTGGTCGCCTCGGGCCGCCTCGACCCGACCGCGGAGACCGTCGTCTTCAACACCGGCGAGGGCCTCAAGACCCTCGACGCCGTGGCCGCCGAGGTCGGCCCCACCCACCGCATCAAGCCCTCCCTCCGCGCCGCCCGCGACGCCGGCCTCCTCACCTGA
- a CDS encoding GNAT family N-acetyltransferase produces the protein MDVEIVELDRERLPAVVELCRRALDLPEDAAEASAMVETLAVRAAADRPVVLVGAARGGELVGVLIGSVAQSDRRLGHVDLVAVAPAERRRGVGRALLAEAERRLAGLGAVELLLAGNPPYYAWPGIDVRYTPAVCAALRLGYRQDRTAWNMTAELAAGSAALRPTDAAERRLADQGVTVRRAEPADLPALAAFARSAFGGSWDGELAGSLGRPDAGAHLAERDGELLGFAAYGSSRPSWFGPMGTAPAAEGSGIGGVLLRRCLRDQAAAGHGSAQIGWVGPVPFYAGSAGARIERVFWLYRKPIGDPAAG, from the coding sequence ATGGACGTGGAGATCGTCGAACTGGACCGCGAACGGCTCCCCGCCGTCGTCGAGCTGTGCCGGCGGGCGCTGGACCTGCCGGAGGACGCCGCGGAGGCGTCGGCGATGGTGGAGACCCTCGCCGTCCGGGCGGCGGCGGACCGGCCGGTGGTCCTGGTCGGCGCAGCCCGGGGCGGGGAACTGGTCGGGGTGCTGATCGGGTCGGTCGCGCAGTCGGACCGGCGGCTCGGGCACGTCGACCTGGTGGCGGTCGCGCCGGCCGAGCGGCGGCGGGGCGTCGGGCGGGCCCTGCTGGCCGAGGCGGAACGGCGGCTCGCCGGGCTCGGCGCGGTGGAGCTGCTGCTGGCCGGGAATCCGCCGTACTACGCCTGGCCGGGCATCGACGTGCGCTACACCCCGGCGGTCTGCGCGGCGCTGCGGCTGGGCTACCGGCAGGACCGTACCGCCTGGAACATGACGGCGGAGCTGGCGGCCGGCTCCGCGGCGCTGCGGCCGACGGACGCCGCGGAGCGCCGCCTGGCCGACCAGGGCGTGACGGTACGCCGCGCCGAGCCGGCGGACCTGCCGGCGCTGGCCGCCTTCGCCCGGTCCGCCTTCGGTGGTTCGTGGGACGGTGAGCTGGCCGGCTCGCTGGGCCGACCGGACGCCGGCGCGCACCTGGCGGAGCGGGACGGTGAGCTGCTCGGGTTCGCCGCGTACGGGTCGTCGCGGCCGAGCTGGTTCGGCCCGATGGGCACCGCCCCGGCCGCCGAGGGCTCGGGGATCGGCGGTGTGCTGCTGCGCCGCTGCCTGCGGGACCAGGCCGCCGCGGGCCACGGGTCGGCGCAGATCGGCTGGGTGGGGCCGGTGCCCTTCTATGCGGGCAGCGCGGGTGCCCGGATCGAGCGCGTGTTCTGGCTCTACCGGAAGCCGATCGGCGACCCTGCGGCGGGCTGA
- a CDS encoding GNAT family N-acetyltransferase: protein MSITIAPFDAADQAAIDEAYRIGAAANEVDVPDFPPFCRQRFEAGVRHPMPGVAPRWSLARLDGVPAGYLRLDLPQLDNTENATAELVVHPGLRRRGVGRALHEHGLRVLREDGRKRVAWMTVSALPGGSARSEAGDAFSAATGARPVLAEVRRRLDVDRLDAAALDALAAEARRHAAGYRTVRWQGDTPEEYAADVAYLDGRLMTDAPLGDLEWEPEQVDVARLRGTERALDARGRRRYHHAVRHEESGRLVAWTMIDLGPSADWHAYQQITLVDPPHRGHRLGLFAKIENLRYVRDHEPALRAIDTWNAAENRHMVAINEQLGFRPVDTWTDWQLTI from the coding sequence ATGAGCATCACGATCGCGCCGTTCGACGCCGCCGACCAGGCCGCGATCGACGAGGCGTACCGGATCGGCGCGGCGGCCAACGAGGTCGACGTGCCAGACTTCCCGCCGTTCTGCCGGCAGCGCTTCGAGGCTGGCGTCCGCCACCCGATGCCGGGCGTCGCACCGCGCTGGTCGCTGGCCCGGCTCGACGGCGTACCGGCCGGGTATCTCCGGCTCGACCTGCCGCAGCTCGACAACACCGAGAACGCCACCGCCGAGCTGGTGGTGCATCCCGGGCTGCGGCGGCGGGGCGTCGGCCGGGCCCTGCACGAGCACGGGCTGCGGGTGCTGCGCGAGGACGGCCGCAAGCGGGTGGCCTGGATGACCGTCTCGGCGCTGCCGGGCGGGAGCGCCCGCTCCGAGGCGGGCGACGCGTTCTCCGCCGCGACGGGTGCCCGGCCGGTGCTCGCCGAGGTGCGCCGCCGGCTCGACGTCGACCGGCTCGACGCCGCGGCGCTCGACGCCCTGGCCGCCGAGGCCCGCCGGCACGCCGCCGGCTACCGCACGGTCCGCTGGCAGGGCGACACCCCCGAGGAGTACGCCGCCGACGTGGCCTACCTCGACGGCCGGCTGATGACCGACGCCCCGCTGGGCGACCTGGAGTGGGAGCCGGAGCAGGTCGACGTGGCCCGGCTGCGGGGCACCGAGCGGGCGCTGGACGCGCGGGGCCGCCGCCGCTACCACCACGCGGTGCGGCACGAGGAGTCCGGCCGACTGGTGGCCTGGACCATGATCGACCTCGGTCCGAGCGCGGACTGGCACGCGTACCAGCAGATCACCCTGGTCGACCCGCCGCACCGGGGACACCGGCTCGGCCTGTTCGCCAAGATCGAGAATCTGCGGTACGTGCGGGACCACGAGCCCGCCCTGCGCGCGATCGACACCTGGAACGCCGCCGAGAACCGGCACATGGTCGCCATCAACGAACAGCTCGGCTTCCGACCCGTCGACACCTGGACGGACTGGCAGTTGACGATCTGA
- the groL gene encoding chaperonin GroEL (60 kDa chaperone family; promotes refolding of misfolded polypeptides especially under stressful conditions; forms two stacked rings of heptamers to form a barrel-shaped 14mer; ends can be capped by GroES; misfolded proteins enter the barrel where they are refolded when GroES binds), producing MAKMIAFDEEARRGLERGMNQLADAVKVTLGPKGRNVVLEKKWGAPTITNDGVSIAKEIELEDPYEKIGAELVKEVAKKTDDVAGDGTTTATVLAQALVREGLRNVAAGANPMALKRGIEAAVASVSEELLKLAKDVETKEQIASTASISAGDNTVGEIIAEAMDKVGKEGVITVEESNTFGLELELTEGMRFDKGYISAYFMTDPERMEAVFDDPYLLIVNSKISSVKDLLPILEKVMQSGKPLLIISEDIEGEALATLVVNKVRGTFKSVAVKAPGFGDRRKAMLADIAILTGGQVISEEVGLKLDAVTLDMLGRARKVVVTKDETTIVDGAGDAEQIQGRVNQIRAEIDKSDSDYDREKLQERLAKLAGGVAVIKVGAATEVELKERKHRIEDAVRNAKAAVEEGIVPGGGVALVQAGKTAFDKLDLTGDEATGAQIVKIALDAPLRQIAVNAGLEGGVVVERVRNLDAGHGLNAASGEYVDLLAAGIIDPAKVTRSALQNAASIAALFLTTEAVVADKPEKTPAAPAGPGGGEMDF from the coding sequence ATGGCCAAGATGATCGCGTTCGACGAAGAGGCGCGCCGCGGCCTCGAGCGGGGCATGAACCAGCTCGCCGACGCCGTGAAGGTGACGCTCGGCCCCAAGGGCCGCAACGTCGTGCTCGAGAAGAAGTGGGGTGCCCCCACCATCACCAACGATGGTGTGAGCATCGCCAAGGAGATCGAGCTCGAGGACCCGTACGAGAAGATCGGCGCTGAGCTGGTCAAGGAGGTCGCCAAGAAGACCGACGACGTTGCCGGTGACGGCACGACGACGGCGACCGTCCTGGCCCAGGCCCTGGTCCGTGAGGGCCTGCGCAACGTGGCCGCCGGCGCCAACCCGATGGCCCTGAAGCGGGGCATCGAGGCTGCCGTCGCCAGCGTCTCGGAGGAGCTGCTCAAGCTCGCCAAGGACGTGGAGACCAAGGAGCAGATCGCCTCCACCGCCTCCATCTCGGCCGGTGACAACACCGTCGGCGAGATCATCGCCGAGGCGATGGACAAGGTCGGCAAGGAAGGCGTCATCACCGTCGAGGAGAGCAACACCTTCGGCCTGGAGCTTGAGCTCACCGAGGGTATGCGCTTCGACAAGGGCTACATCTCCGCGTACTTCATGACCGACCCGGAGCGCATGGAGGCCGTCTTCGACGACCCCTACCTCCTGATCGTCAACAGCAAGATCTCGTCGGTGAAGGACCTGCTCCCGATCCTCGAGAAGGTCATGCAGTCCGGCAAGCCGCTGCTGATCATCTCCGAGGACATCGAGGGCGAGGCCCTGGCCACCCTGGTCGTCAACAAGGTCCGGGGCACCTTCAAGTCCGTCGCCGTCAAGGCGCCGGGCTTCGGTGACCGCCGCAAGGCCATGCTCGCCGACATCGCCATCCTCACCGGTGGTCAGGTCATCAGCGAGGAGGTCGGCCTCAAGCTGGACGCCGTCACCCTCGACATGCTGGGCCGCGCCCGCAAGGTCGTGGTGACCAAGGACGAGACCACCATCGTCGACGGTGCCGGTGACGCCGAGCAGATCCAGGGCCGGGTCAACCAGATCCGGGCCGAGATCGACAAGAGCGACTCCGACTACGACCGCGAGAAGCTGCAGGAGCGCCTGGCCAAGCTGGCCGGCGGTGTCGCGGTGATCAAGGTCGGCGCGGCCACCGAGGTCGAGCTCAAGGAGCGCAAGCACCGCATCGAGGACGCCGTTCGCAACGCGAAGGCCGCCGTCGAGGAGGGCATCGTCCCGGGTGGTGGCGTCGCGCTGGTGCAGGCCGGCAAGACCGCCTTCGACAAGCTGGACCTGACCGGCGACGAGGCGACCGGCGCGCAGATCGTCAAGATCGCGCTGGACGCCCCGCTGCGGCAGATCGCCGTCAACGCCGGCCTCGAGGGTGGCGTCGTCGTCGAGCGCGTCCGCAACCTGGACGCCGGGCACGGCCTCAACGCCGCCAGCGGCGAGTACGTCGACCTGCTGGCCGCGGGCATCATCGACCCGGCCAAGGTGACCCGGTCGGCGCTGCAGAACGCCGCCTCCATCGCGGCGCTCTTCCTCACCACCGAGGCCGTCGTGGCGGACAAGCCGGAGAAGACCCCGGCCGCCCCGGCTGGCCCGGGTGGCGGGGAGATGGACTTCTGA
- a CDS encoding GNAT family N-acetyltransferase has protein sequence MTSATASTPTRTTTVRRVRPADAARMRALRLEMLADSPLAFLETVAEAAARPHAEYAARVAAVSVGTGTAQFVADPGGRFVGHAGGIAAPDEPGLTVIYAVYLTPAWRGRGLLGDLVEAVAAWSRRCGRPELMLEVVVGNDRAYRAYQRLGFTDTGVRVPHPRIPALRELQMRRTA, from the coding sequence ATGACCAGCGCCACCGCCAGCACGCCCACCCGGACGACCACCGTGCGCCGGGTCCGCCCCGCCGACGCCGCCCGGATGCGGGCCCTGCGGTTGGAGATGCTCGCCGACTCGCCGCTGGCCTTCCTGGAGACGGTCGCCGAGGCCGCCGCCCGCCCGCACGCCGAGTACGCGGCCCGGGTCGCGGCGGTCTCCGTCGGCACCGGTACGGCCCAGTTCGTCGCCGACCCCGGCGGCCGGTTCGTCGGGCACGCCGGTGGCATCGCCGCACCCGACGAGCCGGGCCTGACGGTGATCTACGCGGTCTATCTGACGCCGGCCTGGCGGGGTCGCGGGCTGCTCGGCGACCTCGTCGAGGCGGTGGCCGCCTGGTCCCGGCGGTGCGGCCGGCCGGAGCTGATGCTGGAGGTCGTGGTCGGCAACGACCGCGCCTACCGGGCCTACCAGCGGCTCGGCTTCACCGACACCGGCGTACGCGTCCCGCACCCGAGGATCCCCGCCCTGCGTGAACTCCAGATGCGGCGTACCGCCTGA
- a CDS encoding cold-shock protein, producing MAQGTVKWFNSEKGYGFIAVDGGQDVFVHFSAIEMDGYKALDDGQRVEFEITQGQKGPQADHVRVIA from the coding sequence GTGGCACAGGGCACCGTGAAGTGGTTCAACTCGGAAAAGGGTTACGGCTTCATCGCCGTCGACGGCGGGCAGGACGTGTTCGTCCACTTCTCCGCGATCGAGATGGACGGCTACAAGGCACTGGACGACGGCCAGCGGGTCGAGTTCGAGATCACCCAGGGGCAGAAGGGCCCGCAGGCCGACCACGTCCGCGTCATCGCCTGA
- the paaN gene encoding phenylacetic acid degradation protein PaaN → MTETPHPLYDRHADTLNRALTAITERGYWSAYPESPSPRVYGETAAADGKAAFEAYLNGDFPLDQPTDGDTVATEASPFGLALDVRYPHASADQLVAAASAALPAWRDAGPQARAGVCLEILDRLHRNVFELANAVQFTSGQAFVMAFQAGGAHALDRALEAVAYAYAEMTRHPGTAGWEKAAGKGDPLRMTKTFHVVPRGVALVIGCNTFPTWNSYPGLFASLVTGNPVIVKPHPRAVLPLAITVKYAREVLAEAGFDPNLVQLAPEAPGEKLASTLALHPAVKIVDFTGSTEYGDWLEANARQAAVYTEKAGLNTVVIDSTDDFAGLCRNLGFTLTLYSGQMCTTSQNILIPRDGISTDQGHKSFDEVAAGIAGAVGKLTADPARGVELTGAIVNDGVLERLDEVTKVGEPVLESRTVAHPAFPGAVVRTPTIVKLAADDTATYSREWFGPISFAIATDSTAHSLEILRATVGEKGALTAAVYSTDEAVLDAAEAAAIDAGVHLSCNLTGGVFVNQSAAFSDFHGSGANPAANSALTDGAYVANRFRIVQSRRHV, encoded by the coding sequence ATGACGGAGACCCCGCACCCCCTGTACGACAGGCACGCCGACACCCTGAACCGTGCGCTGACCGCGATCACGGAGCGGGGCTACTGGTCCGCCTACCCGGAGTCGCCCAGCCCCCGGGTCTACGGCGAGACCGCCGCCGCCGACGGGAAGGCCGCCTTCGAGGCGTACCTGAACGGCGACTTCCCGCTGGACCAGCCGACGGACGGCGACACGGTCGCCACCGAGGCGAGCCCGTTCGGGCTGGCGCTGGACGTCCGCTATCCGCACGCCTCCGCCGACCAGCTGGTGGCCGCCGCCTCCGCCGCGCTGCCGGCCTGGCGCGACGCCGGCCCGCAGGCCCGGGCCGGGGTGTGCCTGGAGATCCTGGACCGGCTGCACAGGAACGTCTTCGAGCTGGCCAACGCGGTGCAGTTCACCAGCGGCCAGGCGTTCGTGATGGCCTTCCAGGCCGGTGGCGCGCACGCGCTGGACCGCGCGCTGGAGGCCGTCGCCTACGCGTACGCGGAGATGACCCGGCACCCGGGGACGGCCGGCTGGGAGAAGGCCGCCGGCAAGGGCGACCCGCTGCGGATGACCAAGACGTTCCACGTGGTGCCGCGCGGCGTGGCGCTGGTGATCGGCTGCAACACCTTCCCGACCTGGAACTCGTACCCGGGCCTCTTCGCCTCGCTGGTCACCGGCAACCCGGTGATCGTCAAGCCGCACCCGCGCGCCGTGCTGCCGCTCGCGATCACCGTGAAGTACGCCCGCGAGGTGCTCGCCGAGGCCGGCTTCGACCCGAACCTGGTGCAGCTCGCCCCGGAGGCCCCCGGCGAGAAGCTGGCCTCCACGCTGGCCCTGCACCCGGCCGTGAAGATCGTCGACTTCACCGGTTCCACCGAGTACGGCGACTGGCTGGAGGCGAACGCCCGGCAGGCCGCCGTCTACACCGAGAAGGCCGGCCTGAACACGGTGGTGATCGACTCCACCGACGACTTCGCCGGGCTGTGCCGCAACCTGGGCTTCACGCTCACCCTCTACAGCGGCCAGATGTGCACCACCTCGCAGAACATCCTGATCCCCCGGGACGGCATCTCCACCGACCAGGGGCACAAGAGCTTCGACGAGGTGGCCGCCGGGATCGCCGGCGCGGTCGGCAAGCTCACCGCCGACCCGGCCCGTGGCGTCGAGCTGACCGGCGCGATCGTCAACGACGGTGTGCTGGAGCGCCTCGACGAGGTCACCAAGGTCGGCGAGCCGGTGCTGGAGTCGCGCACCGTCGCGCACCCGGCGTTCCCGGGCGCGGTGGTCCGTACGCCGACCATCGTCAAGCTGGCCGCGGACGACACGGCGACCTACTCGCGGGAGTGGTTCGGGCCGATCTCGTTCGCCATCGCCACCGACTCGACCGCGCACAGCCTGGAGATCCTGCGCGCGACGGTGGGGGAGAAGGGCGCGCTGACCGCGGCCGTCTACTCCACCGACGAGGCGGTGCTGGACGCGGCCGAGGCGGCGGCGATCGACGCCGGGGTGCACCTGTCCTGCAACCTGACCGGCGGCGTCTTCGTCAACCAGTCGGCGGCGTTCTCCGACTTCCACGGCAGCGGCGCCAACCCGGCCGCCAACTCGGCGCTGACCGACGGCGCGTACGTGGCGAACCGGTTCCGCATCGTGCAGAGCCGCCGCCACGTCTGA
- a CDS encoding S8 family serine peptidase, whose protein sequence is MEIGPRPPAGPPAPAPGGTGPWPVVAAVLVGGWTVLVTVSGQVVGWAVDQAVLAAGLRRAVATWPLVALGTVLLVGAPTLALALLPRAPAVRAVGRVWLAGALAAGALTLLRVVPPVHQEAYLAALAGTGALLAVVLARLTRRRPTAGPGRAVDPSSGPAAVAEPATDSVGAGRPGGDRPAGGRRRVGPVTLLAVAAGLALLLPWAWVGALGGLLETLLAALAAAALGALAGVLLDSALWAHFTVGAPPRPARLVLVGGLVAGVVLVLVAAGAGQSGAQLPALFVLPPLGVVLAALHAAALRSGGPAGPTPVRWLVGLGLLGPLALVDPEEVTLLLATTRDVPFWVAVATGVALAVAVLLAVGYAVLLARRRAAAPRRRVAALAAAALLAAVVVVHVVPGQPGLYGERLLVVLREQADLSGVPAGVPGRAGRDARAAEVYRRLVGTADRTQGDLRRELTRLHLHPTPYYLVNAIATDGGPAVRAWLSGRPEVARVLVDQRLRPLPAAAPPARGNRPAPTGPAWNVSLIGADRVWNELGVTGSGVVVGSSDSGVDGRHPALADGFRGGDDSWYDPWSHTRTPTDRGGHGTHTVGSAVGRDGIGVAPGARWVGCVNLDRNLGSPAHYLDCLQFMLAPFPTGGDPFTDGRPQRAPDVLTNSWGCPPIEGCDAGALRPATAALAAAGILVVVAAGNTGPYCGSVTDPPAPYPDVLTVGAVDRARQLTRFSSRGPATGGLAKPDLVAPGADVLSAFPGGGYATLDGTSMATPQVAGVVALMWSANPALVGDLDRTRRLLRETATPAGVPPGANRCGGDADLTGAGLVDAYAAVRAARG, encoded by the coding sequence ATGGAGATCGGTCCCCGCCCGCCCGCCGGTCCGCCCGCCCCCGCACCCGGCGGGACCGGCCCGTGGCCGGTGGTGGCGGCGGTGCTGGTCGGCGGCTGGACCGTGCTGGTGACGGTGTCCGGTCAGGTGGTCGGTTGGGCCGTCGACCAGGCGGTGCTGGCGGCCGGGCTGCGCCGGGCGGTGGCGACCTGGCCGCTGGTGGCGCTGGGCACCGTGCTGCTGGTGGGTGCGCCCACGTTGGCCCTGGCCCTGCTCCCCCGCGCACCGGCGGTCCGGGCCGTCGGCCGGGTGTGGCTGGCCGGTGCGCTGGCGGCGGGCGCGCTGACCCTGCTGCGGGTCGTGCCGCCGGTGCACCAGGAGGCGTACCTGGCGGCCCTCGCCGGCACCGGGGCGCTGCTGGCGGTCGTCCTCGCCCGGCTGACCCGCCGCCGCCCCACCGCCGGTCCGGGCCGGGCGGTCGACCCGAGCAGTGGTCCGGCGGCGGTGGCCGAGCCGGCGACGGACAGCGTCGGGGCCGGGCGGCCCGGGGGCGACCGGCCAGCCGGCGGCCGGCGGCGGGTCGGCCCGGTGACCCTGCTCGCGGTCGCGGCGGGGCTGGCCCTGCTGCTGCCGTGGGCCTGGGTGGGCGCGCTGGGCGGCCTGCTGGAGACGCTGCTCGCGGCGCTCGCCGCCGCCGCGCTCGGCGCGCTGGCCGGGGTGCTGCTCGACTCCGCCCTCTGGGCGCACTTCACCGTCGGCGCGCCGCCTCGGCCGGCCCGGCTGGTGCTGGTCGGTGGGCTGGTCGCCGGGGTGGTCCTGGTGCTGGTGGCGGCCGGTGCCGGGCAGTCCGGGGCGCAACTGCCGGCGCTGTTCGTCCTGCCTCCGCTCGGTGTCGTGCTGGCCGCGCTGCACGCGGCGGCCCTGCGCTCCGGCGGCCCGGCCGGCCCGACCCCGGTGCGCTGGCTGGTCGGGCTCGGCCTGCTGGGGCCGCTCGCCCTGGTCGACCCGGAAGAGGTCACCCTGCTGCTGGCCACCACCCGCGACGTGCCGTTCTGGGTCGCCGTCGCGACCGGCGTCGCGCTCGCCGTCGCGGTGCTGCTCGCCGTCGGGTACGCCGTCCTGCTGGCCCGCCGCCGCGCCGCCGCCCCGCGCCGCCGGGTCGCCGCGCTGGCCGCCGCCGCGCTGCTCGCCGCCGTCGTCGTGGTCCACGTCGTCCCCGGTCAGCCCGGCCTGTACGGGGAACGGCTGCTGGTGGTGCTCCGCGAGCAGGCCGACCTGAGCGGCGTACCGGCCGGGGTGCCGGGGCGGGCCGGTCGGGACGCCCGGGCGGCCGAGGTGTACCGGCGACTCGTCGGGACGGCGGACCGGACCCAGGGGGACCTGCGCCGCGAGCTGACCCGGCTGCACCTGCACCCGACGCCGTACTACCTGGTGAACGCGATCGCGACGGACGGCGGGCCGGCGGTGCGGGCCTGGCTCTCCGGGCGTCCCGAGGTGGCCCGGGTGCTGGTCGACCAGCGGCTGCGCCCCCTGCCGGCGGCGGCCCCACCGGCGCGCGGGAACCGGCCCGCGCCGACCGGTCCGGCCTGGAACGTCTCCCTGATCGGCGCCGACCGGGTCTGGAACGAGCTGGGTGTCACCGGCTCCGGTGTCGTGGTCGGCAGCTCCGACTCGGGGGTGGACGGGCGGCACCCGGCGCTGGCCGACGGCTTCCGGGGCGGCGACGACTCCTGGTACGACCCCTGGTCGCACACCCGGACGCCGACCGACCGGGGCGGCCACGGCACCCACACGGTGGGCAGCGCGGTGGGGCGCGACGGCATCGGGGTGGCACCCGGTGCCCGCTGGGTCGGCTGCGTCAACCTGGACCGCAACCTGGGCAGCCCGGCCCACTACCTCGACTGCCTCCAGTTCATGCTGGCGCCCTTCCCGACCGGTGGGGACCCGTTCACCGACGGTCGGCCGCAACGGGCCCCGGACGTGCTGACCAACTCCTGGGGCTGCCCGCCGATCGAGGGCTGCGACGCGGGGGCGCTCCGGCCGGCCACCGCCGCGCTGGCCGCCGCCGGCATCCTGGTGGTCGTCGCCGCCGGCAACACCGGCCCGTACTGCGGGTCGGTGACGGACCCGCCCGCGCCCTATCCGGACGTGCTGACCGTCGGCGCGGTGGACCGGGCGCGGCAGCTCACCCGCTTCTCCAGCCGGGGGCCGGCGACCGGTGGGCTCGCCAAGCCGGACCTGGTGGCCCCGGGGGCGGACGTGCTCTCGGCCTTCCCCGGCGGCGGCTACGCCACCCTGGACGGCACCTCGATGGCCACTCCGCAGGTGGCCGGGGTGGTGGCGTTGATGTGGTCGGCGAACCCGGCGCTGGTCGGCGACCTGGACCGGACCCGTCGACTGTTGCGCGAGACCGCCACCCCGGCCGGCGTCCCGCCGGGCGCGAACCGCTGCGGCGGCGACGCCGACCTCACCGGGGCGGGGCTCGTCGACGCGTACGCCGCCGTCCGCGCCGCCCGGGGTTGA